The Salvia miltiorrhiza cultivar Shanhuang (shh) chromosome 1, IMPLAD_Smil_shh, whole genome shotgun sequence genome has a window encoding:
- the LOC131011158 gene encoding uncharacterized protein LOC131011158: MRTHSLSSSYQLYYLATNLFGRETKCGLATDDDVEALLATADYPMVYVEHYNGPIVEEAQCSTFNFADPSGHVDEAQCSQYETPYYHHTSFHGVQSSPPRQYFTWDGQPLDESTWNQTERLNEVCGRLNDVRTDDEPEDEAEGSVASGDDDDSDDEEFDPALEVGTASDASEDLLDDDLIDFTETERAGWIRQSTTRDGDPTAETGDLTNWLVPLIPVDASASLVARESDPSRVDDLQKNSFYNSKDDLIIAVGLWNMKRGTETKVVRSDPGRVYFSCKHSDNCNFDLRASSHGRGMWRVHKLKEHSCEGDLRTAKKIKAHSKVVAAFVANRIRDDGEVIKPKSIMAELVRDFGIKIKYDVALRARNLGMDMIYGRVDDSFLLLPRYLYALKEANPGTVYDLDVDVDCRFKHLFVALWASISPFYFHLRPVIVVDGTHLKGKNSGILFVAVTKDGNEAVFPLAIGVGPIENDESWKWFMSHLRGACGEPDNLLIMKGYGPGVAELFRQAAYAYEQSDYTRAMSAMAALKPKAYEKLLRVGPEKWARSQCPVSRYSFLTSNAAESFNARLLWARRLPICSMLEAVRLVVEQWFNDRLAAAQESDENLTPEAKQKLSAELVKSRRYTAKRTTERKYRVRASGRHYMVDLQKQSCECNEFNEDQMPCSHAIAAITYVISIHDLNTS; the protein is encoded by the exons ATGAGGACGCATTCGTTGAGCTCGAGCtaccaattgtattatttggcgaccaatctaTTTGGTAGGGAGACGAAATGTGGCTTGGCCACAGACGATGACGTGGAAGCCTTGTTGGCAACTGCCGActatcccatggtgtacgttgagcactACAACGGTCCGATTGTAGAAGAAGCACAATGCAGCACTTTTAATTTTGCTGATCCTTCGGGACACGTAGATGAAGCACAATGCAGTCAGTATGAGACGCCGTATTATCATCATACGTCGTTTCATGGTGTCCAGAGCTCGCCTCCACGACAATATTTTACATGGGATGGACAACCGCTAGACGAATCTACATGGAATCAAACCGAAAGGCTTAATGAAGTATGTGGGAGATTGAACGATGTGCGGACAGATGATGAACCTGAGGACGAAGCTGAAGGCTCGGTTGCATCAGGAGACGATGATGATTCTGATGACGAAGAATTTGACCCTGCGCTCGAGGTGGGCACTGCTTCTGatgcctctgaggatttattagacgacGATCTAATCGATTTCACGGAgaccgagcgagcaggttggatccgacaaagtacaACACGTGACGGAGATCCGACAGCCGAGACCGGTgatctaactaattggttagttcccttgattccagtggacgcctCGGCTTCGCTggttgctcgcgagagtgaccCTTCTAGAGTTGATGATCTGCAGAAGAATTCTTTTTACAACAGCAAAGACGACCTGATCATTGCTGTTGGTTTGTGGAACATGAAGCGAGGCACTGAGACAAAAGTTGTCCGCTCAGATCCGGGACGAGTCTATTTCTCGTGCAAGCACTCTGACAACTGCAATTTCGATCTTCGTGCGTCTAGTCACGGCCGAGGGATGTGGAGAGTGCATAAGTTGAAAGAGCATTCATGCGAAGGGGACTTGCGCACAGCTAAAAAAATCAAGGCGCACTCGAAGGTGGTGGCAGCGTTTGTGGCAAACAGAATACGCGATGATggagaggtcattaagccgaaatcCATCATGGCTGAGTTAGTACGCGATTTcggcatcaaaatcaaatatgatgtcgcgctgcgtgcaagaaatctcgGGATGGATATGATATACGGTCGAGTTGATGATTCGTTCCTCCTGCTCCCAAGATATCTGTATGCCCTGAAGGAAGCGAATCCTGGCACCGTATATGATTTGGACGTAGATGTAGACTGCCGGTTCAAACATTTGTTTGTTGCTCTGTGGGCTTCCATCTCACCTTTCTACTTTCACCTTCGACCAGTGATTGTGGTTGACGGCACACACCTGAAGGGCAAAAATAGTGGCATTTTGTTTGTCGCCGTGACAAAAGACGGAAACGAGGCAGTTTTTCCCTTGGCGATCGGTGTCGgtccgatcgagaatgatgagtcgTGGAAGTGGTTTATGTCACATCTGAGAGGTGCTTGCGGCGAGCCCGATAACTTACTTATT ATGAAGGGTTACGGGCCCGGTGTTGCTGAGCTTTTCCGCCAAGCTGCATACGCCTACGAGCAATCAGATTACACGCGTGCAATGTCAGCCATGGCTGCTCTGAAGCCAAAGGCGTACGAGAAGTTGTTGCGCGTAGGCCCGgagaagtgggcacgatcacaaTGTCCTGTGTCCCGTTACAGTTTCCTTACATCCAATGCCGCCGAGAGTTTTAATGCACGTTTGCTGTGGGCTAGGCGTCTTCCAATCTGCTCGATGTTGGAGGCAGTCAGATTAGTTGTCGAGCAGTGGTTCAACGACAGGCTTGCGGCCGCACAAGAAAGCGATGAAAATCTGACTCCGGAGGCAAAACAGAAGCTCAGTGCAGAACTTGTAAAAAGTCGTCGTTACACAGCCAAGAGGACCACCGAGAGAAAATACAGGGTTCGTGCTAGTGGTCGCCATTATATGGTTGACCTTCAAAAGCAGAGCTGTGAATGCAACGAATTCAACGAGGACCAGATgccgtgttctcatgcgatTGCAGCCATTACGTATGTCATTTCTATTCATGACCTCAACACAAGTTAA